CAAGACTTTTTTCAATTTCGACAAGGTATTGTTACTCTAATTACTCTTGAATTTGAGATTGCTTAGATGAACCTGTATCTGGTTTATCCAGATTCAATTCTTTTGTTTCTGTGACTTTAGTTTCTGGAGTTGGTGTAACTTCAGGAACTTTAACTTCGGGAATTGGTTGTTTTTCGACTTTAGTTTCTGGAGTTGGTGTAACTTCAGGAACTTTAACTTCAGGAATTGGTTGTTTTTCGACTTTAGTTTCTGGAGTTGGTGTAACTTCAGGAAGTTTAACTTCAGAAATTGGTTGTTTTTCGACTTTAGTTTCTGGAGTTGGTGTAGCGGTAGATTCAGTACCTGGAATCTTAGCTGTATAAGTTGGGTCTACAATACCCCGAACTTCATCTGCTGTCAATTCCCCTCTGACAATTTTAGAAAGAGTATCTTGACCATTGGGTTGGTAATTAATTAGTCTGATAGTGGTATTAAAGGCATTTTTCACAGGTTGTCCTTCATTATCAAGGAATTCCAGTTTTACCCAAGTTTTACCAGGTTTAAAGCCTTTAAGATAAATAGGTTGCCAACGATCAAGAATAAAGCTTTCACCATTAACTGTACTACGAATGCGCCAATTGCTCATAGTATCGTCAGGATTAGTTTCAGCAATACTGTGCAACGGTGCATTAGTTAGGTAGAAGTCCAGCATAATTGGTTCTGCCCCATAACCACCATTGGGACGACTGTAAGTAAGTAGGGGTAATTTAGAATCTGGGTTGTTTTCTTCAGTTTTCGTCAAAACGTGAAATGTAGTTTGAGCATAAGCACCTTCATTTTTAAAACTTTCATGCCACGGACGAGAAGCAAAAACGCGAAGAGTATGCGTACCGGGGGATAAGTCTGACAATACCACCGACTGATTTAAATCGTAAACAGCTATATAAGGTTGATTGTCTAAAATTAGGTGCAAATGGGGTCCAAGTTGCCATTGAGGGTCTTTAAATATCGGTAAGTCCTTAACCCGCAACTGGACTTTAACTATATTGTCTGGAAGAATTTCATCTACTTGGGGACTAATGATGCTGACTTGAGGTTGATAACCTTCTAGACTGGGACGCAATGCTTGAATAACATCAGGTGGTGCAGTTTCTGAAAAAGTCCCAGAAATTTCTGAGGCTGGGAGCGTTTTCATGAAAGGATTGGTGGATACTTCCTGGCTATTTGCTGCTTCAACACAACTACTTAAGTTTAAAACTAGCACTAATGCAGCAAGCCACTTAATAATTGGGAATCTCTTGGAAAAAAGTTGATCAAAAAATTTTCTGCACCCAGTGTTCATGTTTTTATTCCGTAATAGTTTTTAACAATTAACGCCATTATTGTGACGCAAATTATGGCTCATGGACTATGGATAAGAGCATAAATCTACTACCAAAGTTATAAATTTACCTACTTTTATCTGATTAAAATGTCGAATAAGTGATTTTTTTGACTTATTCTCAGAAAATAAATTTGGTTTCAGACCGCTGATTTTAGATAAAAGTAGCCAAATGGCAGGAGTTTGAGCGGCTTTGCGTATGAATCATAAGTTTTCCAAATTGTTGTTCTTTGTAAATTAAATGAAGAGTCTATTGACTTTTGGACAATGTATAGGAACTTATAAAGCCGATTGGACAATAAATTTGGCTATTTTTAATTATTGTTAACAGGTCTATAACAATGTGCAAGTTCAGACTCTATAATTCAACAGAAACAACTTTTCTTTTCCACACGGCAACCCCATCGCTAGTCCAGACCAATCTGAAAACGGCGACTGTGTTATTCTAGGTGGTATTCATGATTCCCCATTCCTTATAGAGAGGAGGTCGAATGACGATTAGTCCTCCGGAGCGAGAGGAAAAAAAAGCAAGAGTGATCGTTGACAATGACCCGGTTCCTACCTCATTTGAAAAATGGGCAAAGCCAGGACATTTCGACAGATCCTTAACCAGAGGTCCAAAAACCACAACCTGGATTTGGAACCTCCATGCCCTCGCCCATGATTTTGATACACATACAAGTGATTTAGAAGACATTTCCCGCAAGATATTCGCCGCTCACTTCGGCCATTTGGCTGTAGTAGCAATCTGGTTGAGCGGAATGTTGTTCCACGGTGCTAAGTTCTCTAACTACGAAGCTTGGCTGGCTGACCCATTAGGCATTAAGCCCAGCGCCCAAACAGTTTGGTCTATTGTTGGTCAAGACATTTTAAACGGTGATATGGGCGGCGGTTTCCGCGGCATTCAAATCACCTCTGGCTTGTTCCAAGTATGGCGTGGCTGGGGTATCACTAGCTCCTTCCAGCTATATGTAACTGCAATTGGCGGCTTGGTATTAGCAGGCTTGTTCTTATTTGCTGGCTGGTTTCACTACCACAAACGCGCTCCTAAACTGGAATGGTTCCAGAATGTGGAGTCAATGCTGAATCATCACTTATCAGTGTTGCTAGGCTGTGGTTCTTTGGGATGGGCTGGTCACTTAATCCATGTGTCTGCACCCATCAACAAACTGTTAGATGCAGGTGTAGCAGCTAAGGACATCCCTCTGCCTCATGAGTTGCTGTTTGATACAGCAAAAATGGCAGCACTTTACCCTGGTTTCGCCAGTGGTTTAACACCTTTCTTCACCTTAAATTGGGGAGCTTACGCTGATATCCTCACATTTAAGGGTGGTTTAAACCCAGTTACAGGCGGCTTGTGGATGACTGATATTTCTCATCACCACCTAGCGATCGCTGTACTGTTCATCATTGCTGGTCATATGTACCGTACTAACTGGGGTATCGGTCATAGCATTAAAGATATTCTAGAAGCTCATAAAGGTCCTTTCACTGGCGAAGGTCACAAAGGTCTTTACGAAAACCTCACCACTTCTTGGCACGCTCAATTAGCTACTAACCTAGCTTTCTTGGGTTCCTTGACAATCATCATCGCTCACCATATGTACGCGATGCCTCCCTATCCTTACTTGGCAACTGATTACGCAACACAATTGTGTATCTTCACTCACCATATTTGGATAGGTGGTTTCTTGATTGTTGGTGGTGCTGCCCACGCAGCCATTTTCATGGTGCGCGATTACGATCCTGTTGTGAACCAAAACAACGTTTTAGATCGCGTGATTCGTCACCGTGACGCTATCATTTCTCACCTCAACTGGGTTTGTATTTTCTTAGGCTTCCACAGCTTTGGTTTGTACATCCATAATGACACCATGCGTGCCTTGGGTCGTCCCCAGGATATGTTCTCCGACAGTGCAATTCAATTGCAACCAGTATTTGCTCAATGGGTACAAAACCTGCACACATTAGCGCCTGGTAATACAGCACCTAACGCTCTTCAAGTAGTTAGTCATGCTTTTGGTGGTGGAATTGTTGCTATCGGCGATAAGATCGCTATGATGCCCATTACATTGGGTACAGCGGACTTCATGGTTCACCACATTCACGCATTCACCATTCACGTTACTGTTCTCATCTTGCTCAAAGGTGTATTGTACGCCCGTAGTTCTCGTCTGATTCCAGACAAGGCTAACTTAGGCTTCCGATTCCCTTGCGATGGTCCAGGTCGTGGCGGTACTTGCCAAGTTTCCGGTTGGGATCATATCTTCCTCGGACTCTTCTGGATGTATAACTCCTTATCAATTGTAATTTTCCACTTTAGTTGGAAGATGCAGTCTGATGTCTGGGGAACAGTAGATGCAGATGGTACAGTAAATCACATTACTGGCGGTAACTTCGCTGAAAGTGCTATCACCATCAACGGTTGGTTACGTGACTTCTTGTGGGCGCAAGCTACACAAGTAATCAACTCCTACGGAACTGAATTGTCCGCTTACGGACTCATGTTCTTAGGCGCTCACTTTGTTTGGGCGTTCAGCTTAATGTTCCTGTTCAGTGGTCGTGGCTACTGGCAAGAACTAATTGAGTCCATTGTTTGGGCGCACAATAAACTGAAAGTAGCCCCAACAATTCAGCCTCGCGCACTGAGCATCACTCAAGGTCGGGCTGTAGGTGTGGCTCACTACCTATTAGGAGGAATTGCTACCACTTGGGCATTCTTCCACGCACACATCCTTTCAGTAGGATAAGAATCAGTGGAATTTTGGTGAGGCAGCGCGGTCTTGGGGGTTTCCCCCATGAGCGACTGCCGAACCCGTAGGGATTTTGGATTTGAGATTTAATCCAAAATCCAGAATCTAAAATCTAAAATTTTGCTGACAAATAATGGCTAAAGGTCAGAGGACAGATCACACCTATGGCAACAAAATTTCCAAAATTTAGCCAGGATCTCGCACAGGACCCGACTACTCGTCGGATTTGGTATGCGATCGCTACAGGCAACGACTTTGAAAGCCACGATGGCATGACGGAAGAGAATCTTTACCAAAAGATTTTCGCTACGCACTTCGGTCACTTGGCAATCATCTTCCTGTGGGCATCCAGCCTCCTGTTCCACGTGGCCTGGCAAGGTAACTTTGAACAGTGGATTAAAGATCCCCTTCACGTCCGTCCAATTGCCCATGCAATTTGGGACCCTCACTTCGGTGAAGCTGCAATTGACGCTTTCACCCAAGCTGGTGCAAGCAACCCTGTAAACATTGCTTACTCTGGTGTTTATCACTGGTGGTACACCATCGGGATGCGGACAAACAGCGAACTATATACTGGTTCCGTTGGTTTGCTCTTGTTGTCCGCATTGTTCCTATTTGCTGGTTGGTTACATTTACAACCCAAGTTCCGTCCTAGCCTTTCTTGGTTCAAGAGTGCTGAACCCCGCCTAAACCACCACTTGGCTGGTTTGTTTGGTGTTAGTTCTCTGGCTTGGGCTGGTCACTTAGTTCACGTTGCTATTCCTGAATCCCGTGGTATTCACGTGGGTTGGGATAACTTCTTGACTGTAGCTCCCCATCCAGAAGGTTTAACTCCTTTCTTTACAGGTAACTGGGGCGTTTACGCTCAAAACCCTGACACCGCTGGTCAGTTATTTGGTACTTCCACAGGTGCAGGGACTGCGATTCTTACCTTCTTGGGCGGTTTCCACCCCCAAACAGAATCCTTGTGGTTGACTGACATGGCTCACCACCACTTGGCGATCGCAGTTTTGTTCATCATCGCTGGTCATATGTACCGGACTAACTTCGGAATTGGTCACAGCATCAAAGAAATGCTGAACTCCAAATCTGGTTTAGTTCCCGGTAGCAAGAGCGAAGGTCAGTTCAACCTGCCCCACCAAGGTCTTTACGACACCATCAACAACTCCCTGCACTTCCAGTTGTCATTAGCTTTGGCATCTTTGGGAACTATCTGTTCCTTGGTAGCGCAGCATATGTACGCTCTGCCTCCTTATGCTTTCATCGCTAAGGATTACACCACACAGGCAGCACTGTACACCCACCACCAGTACATCGCTGGTTTCTTGATGGTTGGTGCTTTTGCTCACGCAGCAATTTTCTGGGTACGTGATTACGACCCCGAACAAAACAAAGGTAACGTCCTTGACCGGATGTTACAACACAAAGAAGCGATCATCTCCCACCTTAGCTGGGTATCTCTCTTCTTGGGTTTCCACACCCTGGGTTTATATGTTCACAACGACGTAGTTGTTGCGTTCGGTACTCCTGAAAAACAAATTTTGATTGAGCCAGTATTTGCTCAATTCATCCAAGCTGCTCAAGGTAAAGCTTTGTATGGCTTGAATGTACTGTTGTCTAACCCCGACAGTATTGCTTACACCGCTTACCCCAATGCTGGTAACGTTTGGTTGTCTGGCTGGTTAGATGCCATCAACTCTGGAACAAATTCCTTGTTCTTGACCATTGGACCTGGCGATTTCTTGGTTCACCACGCTTTCGCTTTGGCTATCCACACCACCACCTTGGTACTCGTTAAGGGTGCTTTGGATGCTCGTGGTTCTAAACTGATGCCCGATAAAAAGGACTTCGGTTATGCGTTCCCCTGCGACGGTCCAGGCCGTGGCGGTACTTGCGATATCTCCGCATGGGACTCTTTCTACCTGTCTATGTTCTGGATGTTAAACACCATCGGTTGGGTAACATTCTACTGGCACTGGAAACACCTCGGTATTTGGCAAGGTAACGTTGCTCAGTTCAACGAAAACTCTACCTACCTCATGGGCTGGTTCCGTGACTACCTCTGGGCTAACTCTGCTCAGTTGATTAACGGTTACAACCCCTACGGCATGAATAACTTGTCTGTTTGGGCTTGGATGTTCCTCTTCGGACACCTCATCTGGGCTACTGGTTTCATGTTCCTCATCTCTTGGAGAGGTTACTGGCAAGAGTTAATTGAAACCTTGGTTTGGGCGCACGAACGTACTCCTTTAGCTAACTTGGTTCGCTGGAAGGACAAGCCCGTTGCTCTCTCCATTGTTCAAGCTCGTGTGGTTGGTTTAGCTCACTTCACTGTTGGCTACATCGTCACCTATGCAGCGTTCCTCATTGCCTCTACGGCTGGTAAGTTTGGTTGATCCTGACTACTGCTTTTAGGTAATTAAAAATCCCCTGCCGTGAGGTGGGGGATTTTTTAATGGGCGGGCAGCCCACCCCACAAGAGATGTAACCTACTAGTCTGTCAACCCGAAAATGACGGGTGAAGGCAAGCAGGGGCAGGGGAGGTAGGGGAGGTAGGGGAGGTAGGGGAGTAGGGGAGTAATAATTTATTATTTACCCTCAAACGTGGAGTTAATCCCAGTGCTACTCTCCGCAGACTCTTAGACCCTCGGGGTTTGGCTGCTGGTAATACACTCAATGAAAGTGCAGGTGACACAATTAATATTGATTTCCAGCTTTACCTCGATAATGCCACTGTTGAACCGGATTAAATTAACATGACTTGGCGGATATTAAAATTTGTCGCCTGTATTGGCGGTTTGTCAATGTTACTTTCAAGTTCGGCAGGAAATATTAGTATTTCTGCTGAAGAAACTAGCACGACAAAACCGCCAATTCCATTATCAGCAGCACAGTTACAGAAAAAAGTGGCGGCTATTACTGTGAAGATATTATCAACAGATTTTTTGGGTTCGGGAATATTACTAAATAAACAAAATTCAGTTTATACAGTATTAACAAATGCCCATGTTTTACGAGCAGATAATCCACCTTATCGCATTCAAACACCAGATGGAGAAATATACAAAGCAGATGTTACAAAAAATGTGAACTTTCAGAATTATGATTTAGCAATATTGCAATTTTCAACTATTAAAAAAATCTATTCTGTCGCAAATTTGGGTACTGTTCCCACAGTAAGAGATGAGGTATTTATTGCCGGGTTTCCTGTGGGGGAAGAAAGCGAAAAAATCAACTTTGTATTTATTGGTGGTAAAGTATCTTTGGTAGTAGTGGCATCTCTTTTATTGACAGCATGGGTATTCCTATTTGTCATAATAAAAGAGCAAAAAGAAATAAAGTTTTCCGTGGCTTATCGGGCTGGGGCAGGAGTTCTGTGGATTGGTACTTTGGATTTAAACTTCATTTAATTATTAATGAACAAGGCGAATTATTAGCTTTTCAAGTTACTCCCGGAAATGTTGATGACCGGAAACCAGTTCCTACTTTGGCACAAAATTTATGGGGAAGACTTTTTGGAGATAAAGGATATATTTCTAAAAGTTTATTTCAGGAACTATTGGAAAATGATGTGAAATTAATTACTCCTTTTAAGGAGAATATGAAGAATAAATTAGTTGAATTGTGGGAAAAACTTATGTTAAGAAAAAGAGCTTTAATTGAAACTGTCAATGACCAACTATGGCTACGCCACGCAGGCTATCAAAATATTTCCCAAGTTGTTCATTCTCGTCATCGCAGTATTTATAATTTTATGGTTAATATTATTGCTGGTTTAATTGCTTATACTTGGCAAGATAAAAAACCTTCTTTAAAATTAGATAAACATGAAGTAACTTCTCTACCAGCTTTATTAATTTAATTATTTTCATGCAATTAAATTGTGAGTCCAAAATATTCAATTTTGGATTGTTTTCTCTTGTTTATTTATTGTCAATAATCATTGCTAATTGAGAAAAGCCCGATATAATTAGTTTTCAGGATGATTATTTATATCGAACTCAGGTGATAGCGAACGCATTGCGTCCCGGAGGGAACTAGCGCGACCTAGGAATCGCTCTAGAAGTCTTTCATTGCCTTCCCATAGCGTTTCCCACAGAGGAGGAATAACGAAGCGATAGCGAACGCATTGCGTCCCGGAGGGAACTAGCGCGACCTAGGAATCGCAAAAACCACGGGATTATGTGATTACTTGCGCTCGTAATGACAATTTCAGGGGTCTATAACGCCTGAAACCCTTGCAGATACCACTTGTGTGTACACCGTAGCCTTCACAAGGGGAGGGTTAGGGTGGGGTAAAACATTTGATACAGCAATCATGAGTTTTCAAACAACGTCTAATAAGTATTAAATTTCCTGGTTGCTACTGGATGGCTTTGAAACTTCCCATACTTCCCTGTAAACTGGAAAGAATATGCCGGGGTGCGATACCTATAATAAATATGTCATTAAAAATAGATTCTGGATTATTTACGGATGATTTCATAGATCATCACGCAGTTTTATGTGTGCCGATTGATGCGGAATTTAAGGAAATCCGTAACCGTTATTTACAAATTGCTCGGATATTGCACCCAGATAGTTCTTTGATGAGGAATGAGTCGGAAAAAGAGATGGCTAATCAATTTTTAGCAAAGTTGGTTAATCCGGCTTATGAGAAGTTTTCTGTGGAACGCAATCGGGCTGAGTATTTGTTTATTCTGACACAAATGGGGAAGAGATTTGCCCAAGAACCAGGAGCAATTAGACTGAAGACGGAATCGGGGCGGCAATTGTTAGCTGCGCCTAATGTGAGTATGGCATATAAGCAGGCGATCGCTAAAATTGCCCCAACTCAATTTAGTGATTTGCAACAAGTACACAAAATCATTGCTGAGGTTAGTGAGCTAAATCTAGTTTATCTGATGCGGGTGGCTGGACAGTCAATGAATAAGTCCGCACCTAGTCAACCTCAAGGTTCTGCCCCAAATTTACCACCAACGCCAACCTCCCCACCCGAAGAAGAGTCAATCGTAGAACAATACCTGCGTCGCGCTCAAGTTTTATTAGAAAAAAACCAATTGTCCCCAGCCAAAGTAGAATTACAAGATGCCTTAAAGTTAGAACCGCGAAATAGTCATTGCCATAGCTTGATGGCAATGGTACATTTACGGGAAAATCAACTGAAAATGGCAAAAATTCACTTTGATAACGCCCTGAAGTTAGATCCCAATGAGAAAATCGCTTTGGAATGGAAACCCAAAGTAGATCAAGCTTTAGGAATTACAAACAGTGGTTCTCAAGTGAGTTCCGCTTCTAAAACTGAAGAGAAGCAACCAGATAAGTCTGGAAAAGGTGGTTTGTTTGGCGGTTTGTTTGGTGGGAAGAAAAAATAATGGTGTATCAACCAGCAGCGGGAGCAAGGGATCTATTACCTTTAGATGTGGCGCAAAAACGCTGGATTGAAGATAGATTAGAACAGGTGTTTCAACGGTGGGGATATCACAGGATTATCACCTCAACTTTGGAACGAATGGATACTCTGATGGCTGGTGAAGCTATTCAGCGTCAGATGGTGATTCAACTCCAAAATAGTCAAAATGAAGAATTGGGGTTGCGTCCAGAATTGACTGCCTCTATCGCTCGCACAGTGGTAACTCGCATGGCAGATGCCACTTATCCCCAGCGACTATATTACAATGCTAATGTTTTCCGCCGCAATTGGGAAGGCCGCCATAATCGTCAGCAGGAGTATTATCAAGCTGGGGTGGAGTTACTGGGTGCTGAGGGATTATTAGCCAATGGGGAAGTGTTGCTGCTGGTAGCAGACTGTTTAACAGCATTGGATTTAAAAGATTGGCGGTTAATTTTGGGGGAAGCGGGAATTACTCGTTCTTTGCTGAATGCTTTTCCCCCGGAAATCAGAAATCAAGTCCGCAGGGCGATCGCTAATTTAGATCGCGTGACTATTGATACTTTGCCTCTAGAGGAAGAACTCCGCCAACGCGCTAAAATTATGTTGGATTTGCGGGGTGATAGTAAAGATGTTTTACAAAAGGTCAGTAGTTTACATCTAGAACCAGATCAGCACGAGGCAATAAATAACCTCAGATCCCTAGTGGAATTACTAGATGGTAAATTCCCTTTAATCCTTGACTTGAGCCTAATTCAAACCATTGATTACTACACAGGTTTGGTTTTTGAAGTAGTGAGCGAGACAAATTCCCAAGCACAGATTTTAGGAAGTGGTGGGCGTTATGACCAATTATTAGGTTTATACCATCCCCAGAAGGAAAATATTCCCGGTATCGGCTTTGAATTGAATATTGATGATTTATACCAAATTCTCCTATCAAATCAGCAATTACCCCAGGATATTCCCGCTAGTAATTGGTTAGTAGTTCCAGAAACCCCCGGCGCTGAAGCTGCGGCTTTTGCCTATGCCGATAAATTACGTAATTCCACTAATTTAGTGAGAGTAGAAATAGACCTGGGAGGTAGGGACACAGCAGGGATTCGTCAATATGCAAGCGATCGCTCCATTACCCAAATAGCCTGGATTAAAGCCGACGGTTCACACACCATTGAACCCGGAATCATCCCGTAGGGGCGCAGGGCCTGCGCCCAAAACATTAATACCCCACTTGCGCCCAAAACATGAGTCACGGACTTACGCCCAAAAGAATTAATAACTGACAAAAAAGAGGGAATCGGAAAAATGCCACATACCATTGTTACAGACGTTTGTGAAGGTGTTGCTGACTGCGTAAGTGCTTGTCCTGTAGCTTGTATTCATCCAGGTCCAGGAAAAAACGTTAAAGGCACAGATTGGTACTGGATTGACTTTGCTACCTGTATTGATTGTGGTATCTGTTTGCAAGTTTGCCCCGTAGAAAACGCAATTTTGGCAGAAGAAAGACCAGAATTGCAGAAAATAGTAAATTAGGTGACAGGTGACAGGTGCTACGCCACGGGGACAGGTGACAGTGGAAAAGAAAATCACCAAATCACCAAATTACCTGTTACCTGTTCCCCGTTCCCTGTTCCCTGTTCCCTCATGTAACAAATGACTAATAACTATTTATTAAACGTAGAAAATGTCCACGCTGGATATATTAAAGATGTAGATATTTTGCAAGGTGTCAACTTTCACATTGCACCAGGAGAATTAGTCACAGTAATTGGTCCCAATGGTGCAGGTAAATCCACCTTAGTAAAAACCATTTTTGGACTTTTGACACCCCACACCGGAACTATTACCTTTAAAGATCAGAATTTGATTGGTTTAAAATCAAATCAAATTGTCGCCAAAGGAATGTCCTATGTTCCCCAAATTGCCAACGTTTTCCCCTCTTTAACCATAGATGAAAACTTAGAAATGGGGGCTTTTGTGAGAGATGTTCCCTTGAAACCTCTTAAAGATAAAATATACACCATGTTTCCTCGATTGAGCGATCGCCGTCGTCAACGCGCAGGAACTCTTTCCGGTGGAGAAAGACAAATGTTAGCAATGGGGAAAGCATTAATGTTAGAACCCAGTTTACTCCTATTAGATGAACCCTCAGCCGCATTATCTCCCATTTTGGTAACTCAAGTATTTGAGCAAATTAAACAAATTAAAAAATCGGGGACTGCGATAGTTTTAGTTGAACAAAATGCCAGAAAAGCCTTAGAAATGGCAGATCGTGGTTATGTGTTAGAATCAGGAAGAGATGCTATCTCAGGACCTGGTAGAGAATTATTAAATAACCCAAAAGTCGGAGAATTGTATTTAGGTGCTGGAAAGGGACATTAATCAATCAAATCAGATCCCCGACTTCTTTAAGAAGTCGGGGATCTAAAACCTAAACCTATACTATTATTGGGAATATGACTACACAAACAATATCATCGCCGGCAGTATATCAAGGTCAATTTGGGGAGTTTACGATTACTCAGAGCGATCGCCAAAGTGTGATAATTTATCGCACAGGATTAATGATCGCCGCCCTGTGTTTTGCCATTGGTAGCGGTTTAGTCTTATTTTATCCCCAACCCGCTGCGATGCCTGCGGCGAGCTTCGCTATCGCCTCCCTGACACCTCTCTACACCTGTTTTAGTATTGCACTGGGAGTTAGTTTATTAACTATTCATATCTATATGGCATTTTTGCACCGCATTCTCCAACTTTTTTGGATAATTGGTAGCATTTGTGCCTTTATTTTTGGACATGGTGATAGTCAAGCTTTTGCAATTACTATTTATAATCAACCCCTCACCATATTAGGAATTGGTTTTACCTTTGCAGCCTTGACAGGGATCTTTTTCAAAGAAGGTTTTTGTTTTCATCGTTTAGAAACTAAAATCTTAACTCCCCTTGTTCCCCTACTATTATTAGGACATTTAACCGGAATTTTATCAACGCCAGCAGAACAAGTTTTACTAGCAACTTGGGCAATTTTATTCCTCATCTTTGCTATAAGAAAAGTAATTCAAGCTATTCCTCCCGACATTGGCGATAAATCTGTATTTGATTATTTGAAAAATCGGCGTTGCTGATTAAGGGTATGAATTTTAGTCTCACGCAAAGGCGCAAAGACGCAAAGGTAAGATTTTTAAAGGTTCAATTTGGAAATTTCATACCTCGATTCAGCAACGCCAAAAAATCAAGATATTGAACCCACGTACCATCTAGGTTTTGCCTGTGTAGACGCGGTTTCTAACCGCCAGGGTTAGTATGGATTGAGACTTTTCAAACACCCTCTAACCGCCAATGTAATTATATTTATACTATGTCAAACACAGAAGAACGTAAATATTGGTTAGCTTGGTCGCAAATTTCTGGGATTGGACCCATATTACTGCAAAGATTACAACAGCATTTTGGTAACTTGGAAAATGCTTGGAAAGCTACTCCTAGTGAATTACGAAAAGTTGAAGGTTTGGGATTTCAGACATTAGAAAAAGTTGTTCAACAAAAATC
The DNA window shown above is from Anabaena sp. WA102 and carries:
- a CDS encoding DUF2301 domain-containing membrane protein, which gives rise to MTTQTISSPAVYQGQFGEFTITQSDRQSVIIYRTGLMIAALCFAIGSGLVLFYPQPAAMPAASFAIASLTPLYTCFSIALGVSLLTIHIYMAFLHRILQLFWIIGSICAFIFGHGDSQAFAITIYNQPLTILGIGFTFAALTGIFFKEGFCFHRLETKILTPLVPLLLLGHLTGILSTPAEQVLLATWAILFLIFAIRKVIQAIPPDIGDKSVFDYLKNRRC